In Erigeron canadensis isolate Cc75 chromosome 6, C_canadensis_v1, whole genome shotgun sequence, the following are encoded in one genomic region:
- the LOC122603802 gene encoding protein PSK SIMULATOR 1-like isoform X1, whose protein sequence is MGAHSSKSSTTKKGSSYVNTCSNASTSHATSAQPHDLNQLEIRGDSIPSRVSSVVDSTNKRLQAKQEVPSLEMNVIKYSDKEDDFYDGIPRLPATLSEKSRSRSFRVSARKAGSLGIEKAVDVLDTLGSSVTSLNSGSAFVTGPTTKGNELFILSFEVANTIMKGSNLMNSLSTRNMNHLKEVVFLSEGVQNLICKDVDELLRTVAADKRKELKVFTCEVVRFGNRCKDPQWHNLDVYFEKQNRGLTHPKQLKADPQVVMQQLLTLVQHTAELYRELCVLEKLEQDYQQKHQGGMNSISASKGPLGVEFVYLKQELKAQRKHVKLLKKKSLWSRSMEDVMEKLVDAVIYLNRQVKNAFESAYDIDVASDGCPNMQCKLGHAGLALHYANIVLQIDSIVSRNGPMTSFARSMLYQSLPPDIELSYRSRLASFNVGRELDIPDIKAEMEKKLCWFSPVAINTAKAHHGFGWVGEWADTGSGAGQKPNGLNDINRIETFNHADKRTTEGYIVELLLWLNLLIKKLRINANIEDHLNKESPKDSTQVTQQYNNQNLEHKDTRVV, encoded by the exons ATGGGAGCCCACTCTTCAAAGAGTTCAACGACTAAAAAGGGGTCATCATATGTTAATACTTGTTCAAATGCAAGCACTTCTCATGCTACGAGTGCCCAACCACATGACTTGAATCAATTGGAGATTCGAGGTGATTCAATCCCTTCAAGAGTTAGTAGTGTTGTCGATTCTACTAATAAAAGACTCCAAGCGAAACAAGAGGTGCCTTCTCTTGAAATGAATGTGATTAAATATAGCGACAAGGaggatgatttttatgatgggATACCCCGCTTGCCGGCTACTTTATCCGAGAAATCAAGATCTAGAAGCTTCAGG GTCAGTGCACGCAAAGCTGGTAGTTTAGGGATAGAAAAGGCTGTCGATGTATTGGACACTCTTGGAAGTAGTGTGACAAGTTTAAATTCAGGGAGTGCATTTGTCACTGGGCCAACAACAAAAGGCAATGAACTCTTTATTTTGTCATTTGAGGTTGCTAATACAATCATGAAAGGTTCCAACCTCATGAATTCCCTCTCAACTAGAAATATGAATCATTTGAAAGAAGTAGTGTTTCTTTCTGAAGGCGTGCAAAATTTAATATGCAAAGATGTGGATGAGCTTTTGAGAACAGTTGCTGCAGATAAAAG GAAAGAGCTGAAAGTATTTACTTGCGAAGTCGTTCGTTTTGGAAATAGATGTAAAGATCCTCAATGGCACAATTTGgatgtttattttgaaaa ACAGAACAGGGGACTTACCCATCCTAAGCAATTGAAGGCAGATCCCCAAGTAGTGATGCAACAATTGCTAACTTTGGTTCAGCATACGGCG GAGCTGTATCGTGAGTTATGCGTACTGGAGAAACTGGAGCAAGATTATCAACAAAAGCATCAGGGAGGCATGAATTCAATTTCTGCTTCAAAAGGTCCACTAG GTGTTGAGTTTGTGTATCTTAAGCAAGAACTTAAAGCCCAAAGGAAGCATGTAAAACTTCTAAAGAAAAAGTCACTCTGGTCCAGGAGTATGGAAGAT GTTATGGAAAAGCTTGTTGATGCCGTCATCTATTTAAACCGACAGGTCAAAAATGCCTTTGAATCTGCAT ATGATATTGATGTAGCATCAGATGGATGCCCAAACATGCAGTGTAAACTTGGACATGCTGGTCTTGCATTGCATTATGCTAATATTGTTCTTCAAATTGACTCAATC GTTTCTCGAAACGGCCCTATGACTTCATTTGCAAGGAGCATGTTATACCAGAGCCTCCCACCCGATATAGAGTTATCTTATCGATCCAGATTAGCTTCATTTAACGTTGGAAGAGAG CTTGACATTCCAGATATTAAAGCCGAAATGGAAAAAAAGCTATGTTGGTTTTCTCCGGTAGCCATAAACACAGCAAA GGCTCATCATGGATTTGGCTGGGTTGGTGAGTGGGCGGACACCGG TTCTGGAGCAGGGCAAAAACCAAATGGGTTGAATGATATAAATCGGATTGAGACATTTAACCATGCAGACAAACGAACAACAGAAGGTTATATTGTTGAACTATTGTTGTGGCTCAACCTTTTGATAAAAAAGTTGAGGATTAATGCAAATATAGAAGATCACTTAAACAAGGAATCCCCAAAAGATTCCACTCAAGTGACTCAACAATATAACAATCAAAACTTAGAGCACAAGGACACTCGTGTTGTGTAG
- the LOC122603802 gene encoding protein PSK SIMULATOR 1-like isoform X3 has product MGAHSSKSSTTKKGSSYVNTCSNASTSHATSAQPHDLNQLEIRGDSIPSRVSSVVDSTNKRLQAKQEVPSLEMNVIKYSDKEDDFYDGIPRLPATLSEKSRSRSFRVSARKAGSLGIEKAVDVLDTLGSSVTSLNSGSAFVTGPTTKGNELFILSFEVANTIMKGSNLMNSLSTRNMNHLKEVVFLSEGVQNLICKDVDELLRTVAADKRKELKVFTCEVVRFGNRCKDPQWHNLDVYFEKQNRGLTHPKQLKADPQVVMQQLLTLVQHTAELYRELCVLEKLEQDYQQKHQGGMNSISASKGPLGVEFVYLKQELKAQRKHVKLLKKKSLWSRSMEDVMEKLVDAVIYLNRQVKNAFESAYDIDVASDGCPNMQCKLGHAGLALHYANIVLQIDSIVSRNGPMTSFARSMLYQSLPPDIELSYRSRLASFNVGRELDIPDIKAEMEKKLCWFSPVAINTANSGAGQKPNGLNDINRIETFNHADKRTTEGYIVELLLWLNLLIKKLRINANIEDHLNKESPKDSTQVTQQYNNQNLEHKDTRVV; this is encoded by the exons ATGGGAGCCCACTCTTCAAAGAGTTCAACGACTAAAAAGGGGTCATCATATGTTAATACTTGTTCAAATGCAAGCACTTCTCATGCTACGAGTGCCCAACCACATGACTTGAATCAATTGGAGATTCGAGGTGATTCAATCCCTTCAAGAGTTAGTAGTGTTGTCGATTCTACTAATAAAAGACTCCAAGCGAAACAAGAGGTGCCTTCTCTTGAAATGAATGTGATTAAATATAGCGACAAGGaggatgatttttatgatgggATACCCCGCTTGCCGGCTACTTTATCCGAGAAATCAAGATCTAGAAGCTTCAGG GTCAGTGCACGCAAAGCTGGTAGTTTAGGGATAGAAAAGGCTGTCGATGTATTGGACACTCTTGGAAGTAGTGTGACAAGTTTAAATTCAGGGAGTGCATTTGTCACTGGGCCAACAACAAAAGGCAATGAACTCTTTATTTTGTCATTTGAGGTTGCTAATACAATCATGAAAGGTTCCAACCTCATGAATTCCCTCTCAACTAGAAATATGAATCATTTGAAAGAAGTAGTGTTTCTTTCTGAAGGCGTGCAAAATTTAATATGCAAAGATGTGGATGAGCTTTTGAGAACAGTTGCTGCAGATAAAAG GAAAGAGCTGAAAGTATTTACTTGCGAAGTCGTTCGTTTTGGAAATAGATGTAAAGATCCTCAATGGCACAATTTGgatgtttattttgaaaa ACAGAACAGGGGACTTACCCATCCTAAGCAATTGAAGGCAGATCCCCAAGTAGTGATGCAACAATTGCTAACTTTGGTTCAGCATACGGCG GAGCTGTATCGTGAGTTATGCGTACTGGAGAAACTGGAGCAAGATTATCAACAAAAGCATCAGGGAGGCATGAATTCAATTTCTGCTTCAAAAGGTCCACTAG GTGTTGAGTTTGTGTATCTTAAGCAAGAACTTAAAGCCCAAAGGAAGCATGTAAAACTTCTAAAGAAAAAGTCACTCTGGTCCAGGAGTATGGAAGAT GTTATGGAAAAGCTTGTTGATGCCGTCATCTATTTAAACCGACAGGTCAAAAATGCCTTTGAATCTGCAT ATGATATTGATGTAGCATCAGATGGATGCCCAAACATGCAGTGTAAACTTGGACATGCTGGTCTTGCATTGCATTATGCTAATATTGTTCTTCAAATTGACTCAATC GTTTCTCGAAACGGCCCTATGACTTCATTTGCAAGGAGCATGTTATACCAGAGCCTCCCACCCGATATAGAGTTATCTTATCGATCCAGATTAGCTTCATTTAACGTTGGAAGAGAG CTTGACATTCCAGATATTAAAGCCGAAATGGAAAAAAAGCTATGTTGGTTTTCTCCGGTAGCCATAAACACAGCAAA TTCTGGAGCAGGGCAAAAACCAAATGGGTTGAATGATATAAATCGGATTGAGACATTTAACCATGCAGACAAACGAACAACAGAAGGTTATATTGTTGAACTATTGTTGTGGCTCAACCTTTTGATAAAAAAGTTGAGGATTAATGCAAATATAGAAGATCACTTAAACAAGGAATCCCCAAAAGATTCCACTCAAGTGACTCAACAATATAACAATCAAAACTTAGAGCACAAGGACACTCGTGTTGTGTAG
- the LOC122603802 gene encoding protein PSK SIMULATOR 1-like isoform X2 codes for MGAHSSKSSTTKKGSSYVNTCSNASTSHATSAQPHDLNQLEIRGDSIPSRVSSVVDSTNKRLQAKQEVPSLEMNVIKYSDKEDDFYDGIPRLPATLSEKSRSRSFRVSARKAGSLGIEKAVDVLDTLGSSVTSLNSGSAFVTGPTTKGNELFILSFEVANTIMKGSNLMNSLSTRNMNHLKEVVFLSEGVQNLICKDVDELLRTVAADKRKELKVFTCEVVRFGNRCKDPQWHNLDVYFEKQNRGLTHPKQLKADPQVVMQQLLTLVQHTAELYRELCVLEKLEQDYQQKHQGGMNSISASKGVEFVYLKQELKAQRKHVKLLKKKSLWSRSMEDVMEKLVDAVIYLNRQVKNAFESAYDIDVASDGCPNMQCKLGHAGLALHYANIVLQIDSIVSRNGPMTSFARSMLYQSLPPDIELSYRSRLASFNVGRELDIPDIKAEMEKKLCWFSPVAINTAKAHHGFGWVGEWADTGSGAGQKPNGLNDINRIETFNHADKRTTEGYIVELLLWLNLLIKKLRINANIEDHLNKESPKDSTQVTQQYNNQNLEHKDTRVV; via the exons ATGGGAGCCCACTCTTCAAAGAGTTCAACGACTAAAAAGGGGTCATCATATGTTAATACTTGTTCAAATGCAAGCACTTCTCATGCTACGAGTGCCCAACCACATGACTTGAATCAATTGGAGATTCGAGGTGATTCAATCCCTTCAAGAGTTAGTAGTGTTGTCGATTCTACTAATAAAAGACTCCAAGCGAAACAAGAGGTGCCTTCTCTTGAAATGAATGTGATTAAATATAGCGACAAGGaggatgatttttatgatgggATACCCCGCTTGCCGGCTACTTTATCCGAGAAATCAAGATCTAGAAGCTTCAGG GTCAGTGCACGCAAAGCTGGTAGTTTAGGGATAGAAAAGGCTGTCGATGTATTGGACACTCTTGGAAGTAGTGTGACAAGTTTAAATTCAGGGAGTGCATTTGTCACTGGGCCAACAACAAAAGGCAATGAACTCTTTATTTTGTCATTTGAGGTTGCTAATACAATCATGAAAGGTTCCAACCTCATGAATTCCCTCTCAACTAGAAATATGAATCATTTGAAAGAAGTAGTGTTTCTTTCTGAAGGCGTGCAAAATTTAATATGCAAAGATGTGGATGAGCTTTTGAGAACAGTTGCTGCAGATAAAAG GAAAGAGCTGAAAGTATTTACTTGCGAAGTCGTTCGTTTTGGAAATAGATGTAAAGATCCTCAATGGCACAATTTGgatgtttattttgaaaa ACAGAACAGGGGACTTACCCATCCTAAGCAATTGAAGGCAGATCCCCAAGTAGTGATGCAACAATTGCTAACTTTGGTTCAGCATACGGCG GAGCTGTATCGTGAGTTATGCGTACTGGAGAAACTGGAGCAAGATTATCAACAAAAGCATCAGGGAGGCATGAATTCAATTTCTGCTTCAAAAG GTGTTGAGTTTGTGTATCTTAAGCAAGAACTTAAAGCCCAAAGGAAGCATGTAAAACTTCTAAAGAAAAAGTCACTCTGGTCCAGGAGTATGGAAGAT GTTATGGAAAAGCTTGTTGATGCCGTCATCTATTTAAACCGACAGGTCAAAAATGCCTTTGAATCTGCAT ATGATATTGATGTAGCATCAGATGGATGCCCAAACATGCAGTGTAAACTTGGACATGCTGGTCTTGCATTGCATTATGCTAATATTGTTCTTCAAATTGACTCAATC GTTTCTCGAAACGGCCCTATGACTTCATTTGCAAGGAGCATGTTATACCAGAGCCTCCCACCCGATATAGAGTTATCTTATCGATCCAGATTAGCTTCATTTAACGTTGGAAGAGAG CTTGACATTCCAGATATTAAAGCCGAAATGGAAAAAAAGCTATGTTGGTTTTCTCCGGTAGCCATAAACACAGCAAA GGCTCATCATGGATTTGGCTGGGTTGGTGAGTGGGCGGACACCGG TTCTGGAGCAGGGCAAAAACCAAATGGGTTGAATGATATAAATCGGATTGAGACATTTAACCATGCAGACAAACGAACAACAGAAGGTTATATTGTTGAACTATTGTTGTGGCTCAACCTTTTGATAAAAAAGTTGAGGATTAATGCAAATATAGAAGATCACTTAAACAAGGAATCCCCAAAAGATTCCACTCAAGTGACTCAACAATATAACAATCAAAACTTAGAGCACAAGGACACTCGTGTTGTGTAG
- the LOC122603802 gene encoding protein PSK SIMULATOR 1-like isoform X5 — protein sequence MGAHSSKSSTTKKGSSYVNTCSNASTSHATSAQPHDLNQLEIRGDSIPSRVSSVVDSTNKRLQAKQEVPSLEMNVIKYSDKEDDFYDGIPRLPATLSEKSRSRSFRVSARKAGSLGIEKAVDVLDTLGSSVTSLNSGSAFVTGPTTKGNELFILSFEVANTIMKGSNLMNSLSTRNMNHLKEVVFLSEGVQNLICKDVDELLRTVAADKRKELKVFTCEVVRFGNRCKDPQWHNLDVYFEKQNRGLTHPKQLKADPQVVMQQLLTLVQHTAELYRELCVLEKLEQDYQQKHQGGMNSISASKGVEFVYLKQELKAQRKHVKLLKKKSLWSRSMEDVMEKLVDAVIYLNRQVKNAFESAYDIDVASDGCPNMQCKLGHAGLALHYANIVLQIDSIVSRNGPMTSFARSMLYQSLPPDIELSYRSRLASFNVGRELDIPDIKAEMEKKLCWFSPVAINTAKAHHGFGWVGEWADTG from the exons ATGGGAGCCCACTCTTCAAAGAGTTCAACGACTAAAAAGGGGTCATCATATGTTAATACTTGTTCAAATGCAAGCACTTCTCATGCTACGAGTGCCCAACCACATGACTTGAATCAATTGGAGATTCGAGGTGATTCAATCCCTTCAAGAGTTAGTAGTGTTGTCGATTCTACTAATAAAAGACTCCAAGCGAAACAAGAGGTGCCTTCTCTTGAAATGAATGTGATTAAATATAGCGACAAGGaggatgatttttatgatgggATACCCCGCTTGCCGGCTACTTTATCCGAGAAATCAAGATCTAGAAGCTTCAGG GTCAGTGCACGCAAAGCTGGTAGTTTAGGGATAGAAAAGGCTGTCGATGTATTGGACACTCTTGGAAGTAGTGTGACAAGTTTAAATTCAGGGAGTGCATTTGTCACTGGGCCAACAACAAAAGGCAATGAACTCTTTATTTTGTCATTTGAGGTTGCTAATACAATCATGAAAGGTTCCAACCTCATGAATTCCCTCTCAACTAGAAATATGAATCATTTGAAAGAAGTAGTGTTTCTTTCTGAAGGCGTGCAAAATTTAATATGCAAAGATGTGGATGAGCTTTTGAGAACAGTTGCTGCAGATAAAAG GAAAGAGCTGAAAGTATTTACTTGCGAAGTCGTTCGTTTTGGAAATAGATGTAAAGATCCTCAATGGCACAATTTGgatgtttattttgaaaa ACAGAACAGGGGACTTACCCATCCTAAGCAATTGAAGGCAGATCCCCAAGTAGTGATGCAACAATTGCTAACTTTGGTTCAGCATACGGCG GAGCTGTATCGTGAGTTATGCGTACTGGAGAAACTGGAGCAAGATTATCAACAAAAGCATCAGGGAGGCATGAATTCAATTTCTGCTTCAAAAG GTGTTGAGTTTGTGTATCTTAAGCAAGAACTTAAAGCCCAAAGGAAGCATGTAAAACTTCTAAAGAAAAAGTCACTCTGGTCCAGGAGTATGGAAGAT GTTATGGAAAAGCTTGTTGATGCCGTCATCTATTTAAACCGACAGGTCAAAAATGCCTTTGAATCTGCAT ATGATATTGATGTAGCATCAGATGGATGCCCAAACATGCAGTGTAAACTTGGACATGCTGGTCTTGCATTGCATTATGCTAATATTGTTCTTCAAATTGACTCAATC GTTTCTCGAAACGGCCCTATGACTTCATTTGCAAGGAGCATGTTATACCAGAGCCTCCCACCCGATATAGAGTTATCTTATCGATCCAGATTAGCTTCATTTAACGTTGGAAGAGAG CTTGACATTCCAGATATTAAAGCCGAAATGGAAAAAAAGCTATGTTGGTTTTCTCCGGTAGCCATAAACACAGCAAA GGCTCATCATGGATTTGGCTGGGTTGGTGAGTGGGCGGACACCGGGTAA
- the LOC122603802 gene encoding protein PSK SIMULATOR 1-like isoform X4: protein MGAHSSKSSTTKKGSSYVNTCSNASTSHATSAQPHDLNQLEIRGDSIPSRVSSVVDSTNKRLQAKQEVPSLEMNVIKYSDKEDDFYDGIPRLPATLSEKSRSRSFRVSARKAGSLGIEKAVDVLDTLGSSVTSLNSGSAFVTGPTTKGNELFILSFEVANTIMKGSNLMNSLSTRNMNHLKEVVFLSEGVQNLICKDVDELLRTVAADKRKELKVFTCEVVRFGNRCKDPQWHNLDVYFEKQNRGLTHPKQLKADPQVVMQQLLTLVQHTAELYRELCVLEKLEQDYQQKHQGGMNSISASKGPLGVEFVYLKQELKAQRKHVKLLKKKSLWSRSMEDVMEKLVDAVIYLNRQVKNAFESAYDIDVASDGCPNMQCKLGHAGLALHYANIVLQIDSIVSRNGPMTSFARSMLYQSLPPDIELSYRSRLASFNVGRELDIPDIKAEMEKKLCWFSPVAINTAK from the exons ATGGGAGCCCACTCTTCAAAGAGTTCAACGACTAAAAAGGGGTCATCATATGTTAATACTTGTTCAAATGCAAGCACTTCTCATGCTACGAGTGCCCAACCACATGACTTGAATCAATTGGAGATTCGAGGTGATTCAATCCCTTCAAGAGTTAGTAGTGTTGTCGATTCTACTAATAAAAGACTCCAAGCGAAACAAGAGGTGCCTTCTCTTGAAATGAATGTGATTAAATATAGCGACAAGGaggatgatttttatgatgggATACCCCGCTTGCCGGCTACTTTATCCGAGAAATCAAGATCTAGAAGCTTCAGG GTCAGTGCACGCAAAGCTGGTAGTTTAGGGATAGAAAAGGCTGTCGATGTATTGGACACTCTTGGAAGTAGTGTGACAAGTTTAAATTCAGGGAGTGCATTTGTCACTGGGCCAACAACAAAAGGCAATGAACTCTTTATTTTGTCATTTGAGGTTGCTAATACAATCATGAAAGGTTCCAACCTCATGAATTCCCTCTCAACTAGAAATATGAATCATTTGAAAGAAGTAGTGTTTCTTTCTGAAGGCGTGCAAAATTTAATATGCAAAGATGTGGATGAGCTTTTGAGAACAGTTGCTGCAGATAAAAG GAAAGAGCTGAAAGTATTTACTTGCGAAGTCGTTCGTTTTGGAAATAGATGTAAAGATCCTCAATGGCACAATTTGgatgtttattttgaaaa ACAGAACAGGGGACTTACCCATCCTAAGCAATTGAAGGCAGATCCCCAAGTAGTGATGCAACAATTGCTAACTTTGGTTCAGCATACGGCG GAGCTGTATCGTGAGTTATGCGTACTGGAGAAACTGGAGCAAGATTATCAACAAAAGCATCAGGGAGGCATGAATTCAATTTCTGCTTCAAAAGGTCCACTAG GTGTTGAGTTTGTGTATCTTAAGCAAGAACTTAAAGCCCAAAGGAAGCATGTAAAACTTCTAAAGAAAAAGTCACTCTGGTCCAGGAGTATGGAAGAT GTTATGGAAAAGCTTGTTGATGCCGTCATCTATTTAAACCGACAGGTCAAAAATGCCTTTGAATCTGCAT ATGATATTGATGTAGCATCAGATGGATGCCCAAACATGCAGTGTAAACTTGGACATGCTGGTCTTGCATTGCATTATGCTAATATTGTTCTTCAAATTGACTCAATC GTTTCTCGAAACGGCCCTATGACTTCATTTGCAAGGAGCATGTTATACCAGAGCCTCCCACCCGATATAGAGTTATCTTATCGATCCAGATTAGCTTCATTTAACGTTGGAAGAGAG CTTGACATTCCAGATATTAAAGCCGAAATGGAAAAAAAGCTATGTTGGTTTTCTCCGGTAGCCATAAACACAGCAAAGTAA